The following coding sequences are from one Neosynechococcus sphagnicola sy1 window:
- a CDS encoding integrin alpha yields the protein MVSSVLNLSSLNGSNGFRINGINASDSSGGSVSSAGDVNGDGIDDLLIGADRADPNGIDGSGQSYVVFGSTSGFSSTLSLSSLNGSNGFALNGIAAYDLSGYSVGSAGDVNGDGIDDLMIGAWGADL from the coding sequence ATGGTCAGCTCAGTCTTGAATCTCTCCAGCCTCAATGGCAGCAATGGCTTTAGAATCAATGGCATTAATGCGAGTGACTCCTCAGGTGGTTCGGTCAGCAGTGCGGGGGATGTCAATGGCGATGGCATTGATGACCTCCTGATTGGGGCTGATCGCGCCGACCCCAATGGCATCGATGGTTCCGGCCAGAGCTATGTGGTGTTTGGCTCCACCAGTGGCTTYAGCAGCACCCTCAGTCTCTCCAGTCTCAATGGCAGCAATGGCTTTGCCCTCAATGGCATTGCTGCTTATGACCTCTCAGGCTATTCGGTCGGCAGTGCTGGAGATGTCAATGGCGATGGCATTGATGACCTGATGATTGGGGCTTGGGGTGCTGATCTCAA
- the fumC gene encoding class II fumarate hydratase yields MQSDSTAAAQPRLETDSMGAIAVPADRYWGAQTARALMYFPIGRLTMPIEIIRAMGVLKKAAAIVNCELGKLPVEKAQLIIQAAEEVSAGKLDDHFPLRIWQTGSGTQTNMNVNEVIANRAIALAGGVLGSKTPIHPNDHVNQSQSSNDTFPTAMHIATVIELHHRLIPAVQKLRDTLADKATAFEDIIKIGRTHLMDAVPLTLGQEFSGYVTQLDHNLQRLDYEMGHLYELAIGGTAVGTGLNTHPEFTVQVAAAIAHLTGFPFISAANKFAALACHDPLVMISGVLKTLACSLMKIANDLRWMGSGPRCGLGELILPANEPGSSIMPGKVNPTQCESITMVCVQVMGNDTAVTIAGSQGNFELNVYKPLIIHNVLRSIELLTDACHAFTDYCVVGIQPNRERIQQFVDNSLMLVTALNPHIGYDRAAKVALKAYADGTTLREACTALGFLTPEEFDQRVRPEQMLSPQA; encoded by the coding sequence ATGCAATCTGACTCTACTGCTGCCGCTCAGCCTCGTCTTGAAACCGATAGTATGGGGGCGATCGCCGTCCCTGCTGACCGCTACTGGGGTGCCCAGACCGCCAGAGCTTTAATGTATTTCCCCATTGGGCGCTTAACCATGCCCATCGAAATTATACGGGCGATGGGTGTCCTAAAAAAAGCCGCGGCGATCGTCAATTGCGAACTGGGTAAACTGCCGGTAGAGAAGGCTCAGTTAATTATCCAGGCAGCGGAGGAAGTCAGTGCAGGCAAGCTGGATGATCATTTTCCCCTACGGATCTGGCAAACGGGCAGCGGTACCCAGACCAATATGAATGTCAATGAGGTAATTGCCAACCGTGCGATCGCCCTAGCAGGCGGGGTGCTGGGGAGCAAAACTCCGATTCATCCCAATGATCACGTCAATCAATCCCAGTCCTCCAATGACACCTTCCCCACGGCAATGCACATTGCCACAGTGATAGAGCTTCACCATCGCCTGATTCCGGCGGTGCAAAAACTCCGGGATACATTGGCGGATAAAGCCACTGCCTTTGAAGACATTATCAAAATTGGGCGTACCCACTTAATGGATGCGGTTCCCCTAACCCTGGGGCAGGAGTTCTCTGGCTATGTGACCCAACTCGATCACAATTTGCAACGCTTAGACTACGAAATGGGACACCTCTACGAACTGGCGATCGGGGGAACCGCAGTAGGCACGGGGTTGAATACTCACCCGGAATTTACCGTGCAAGTTGCCGCTGCCATTGCCCATCTGACGGGCTTTCCTTTTATTTCAGCTGCCAATAAGTTTGCCGCCCTCGCCTGTCATGATCCCCTGGTGATGATCAGTGGGGTGCTGAAAACCCTGGCCTGCTCCTTGATGAAAATTGCCAACGATCTTCGATGGATGGGATCGGGACCCCGTTGTGGACTCGGGGAGTTAATCTTACCTGCCAACGAGCCGGGATCATCGATTATGCCAGGGAAGGTCAATCCTACCCAGTGTGAGTCGATCACCATGGTCTGTGTGCAGGTGATGGGGAATGATACTGCTGTGACGATCGCCGGGTCTCAGGGCAATTTTGAGTTGAATGTCTATAAGCCGCTGATTATCCATAATGTGCTGCGATCGATTGAATTGCTAACGGATGCCTGCCATGCCTTTACCGATTACTGTGTGGTTGGCATTCAACCCAATCGGGAAAGGATTCAACAGTTCGTGGATAACTCCTTAATGTTGGTCACAGCGCTCAACCCCCACATCGGGTACGATCGCGCCGCCAAAGTAGCTCTCAAAGCCTATGCTGACGGCACAACGCTTCGAGAAGCCTGTACTGCCTTGGGATTTCTCACCCCGGAAGAATTTGACCAGCGGGTACGGCCTGAGCAAATGCTGTCGCCCCAAGCTTAG
- a CDS encoding adenylate/guanylate cyclase domain-containing protein, which produces MLAKDASLGIVFADISGSTSLYERLGNVVAQQIIKQYLSLIFDVVIQYGGTVVKTIGDEVMSYFPTADLAVGAASEMQSCLQESSVRSQVALSLRIGVNFGPVIQESGDVFGDVVNVAARVVALAKPGQILTTDQTFQALTMAYRSNVRFMDCTPVKGRKQPINLYEVLWQASQSVLTVANFSQASSATPGTHLQLRYLGHQLELTPDLTELSLGREPGNDLVVENKMASRRHAIIEYSRGKFYLKDQSVNGTYVSTAEGVVHLRREELVLVGSGVIGLGCLVSADMEDAIHFCCS; this is translated from the coding sequence ATGCTTGCGAAGGATGCTTCCCTAGGTATTGTGTTCGCTGATATCAGTGGCAGCACCTCTCTATACGAGCGTTTGGGCAATGTCGTAGCCCAGCAAATTATCAAACAATATTTATCACTGATCTTTGATGTGGTGATCCAGTACGGCGGCACTGTGGTTAAAACCATTGGGGATGAGGTGATGAGTTATTTTCCCACAGCCGATCTGGCCGTCGGAGCCGCCAGTGAAATGCAGTCTTGCCTGCAAGAGTCTTCAGTTCGTTCTCAGGTGGCGTTGAGTCTGCGCATTGGCGTTAACTTTGGCCCTGTGATTCAGGAAAGTGGAGATGTTTTTGGCGACGTGGTGAATGTGGCAGCACGGGTGGTGGCGCTGGCAAAACCAGGGCAGATTTTGACCACCGATCAGACCTTTCAGGCTTTAACCATGGCCTACCGTAGCAATGTCCGATTTATGGACTGCACCCCCGTGAAGGGGCGTAAACAGCCTATAAATCTCTATGAAGTCCTCTGGCAGGCCAGTCAGTCTGTGCTCACGGTGGCGAACTTTTCCCAAGCCTCTTCAGCAACACCGGGGACACACTTGCAGTTGCGGTATCTGGGTCATCAGCTAGAATTGACCCCTGATCTCACCGAACTATCCCTGGGGCGAGAGCCGGGGAATGATCTCGTGGTCGAGAATAAAATGGCGTCCCGCCGACACGCCATCATTGAATACAGTCGAGGCAAGTTTTATCTCAAGGATCAAAGTGTCAACGGTACCTATGTCTCAACCGCTGAGGGGGTTGTGCATCTGCGGCGCGAGGAACTGGTGCTAGTGGGCAGTGGTGTCATAGGTCTGGGCTGTTTAGTCTCAGCTGACATGGAAGACGCTATTCATTTCTGCTGTAGTTGA